Below is a window of Brachyspira pilosicoli DNA.
CAGTTCTTATAGTACCATAAGTTAAAAGCAAATTATTTCCTTTAATGTCAGCATCTGAAGTAATTCTCGAATAAAGCGAAGCATCTCTAAACTCATCTGTTTTGATTGCAGTATAAGAACCATGCTCTCCTGTAATATTATATTCTACATATCTTGAGCCTTTAGAGTTTCTGTTTGCATCTCCCTGATTATCAAGCATGCCTAAGTTTCCATTTTCTAAAAGTATTAATGCATGCTGATTTTTTGGTCCGTCTGTAAGTGCATCTCCTTTTACTCTGTATGCATCCAATGAAGGCAAATCTCCTAAATTATCTTTATAAGGAATCTGACCATAAGCGTTTCCTGTTCTTGTATTTAAAGTTCCATCTGCAAACCACCATATAAGTTTCCAGTCGCTGTAGTCAATTGCAAATACTCCTAAATTCCTTGAAGAGATATAAAGTATATCAGTGTCTTTATCATAAACAAGCGAATTAGCATGAAACCAGTCTATAGATTTCTGCTTGCCGTTTTCATCTGTAAATATATTATTTTCATCAAATACTATCCTATTTAATATTCTTATTTCATTTTTATCATTATTAGGAAGCACTATATCTCTTATAATAGAAGCAAAAGCCATTTTCCTTACTATATTTCCAGAAAAGTCAATCTCTGTAATCTCATCATCTCCGCCCCATTTACTTGCAGATAAATAAATATAATTATCATCTTTTTTTATTGTGTCATGATGAGAATTGCTCGGATATTTTACAAGCTCCTTTCCAAGCATATTATAAATTTTTCCTTCATACATAGGATATATTAAAAACTTATTGCCCTCTATAGCGATTTTTGAAGCGGTAACTCCTTTAATAAAATATCTCACATAACCATTTTTTGATATACCTATAGTAGCAGTAGGGTACCAGCCATTAAAATACTGAATAAAATATAACTCAGGATTATTGCCGTCGTCGTTTGTAAGTTTATTAACTTCTACAGTATATTTTGAATCAATGTACACATCATCATGATAAATCTTTTTTATATAATGATTTTCTATGATTTCTCTTCCTGCATCATTTATAATAATTGTATTTGTAGCTTCTGGGAAAAGACCATGTATTTCAAACTCTTTGCCGTAATTAGCAGGATAGGTGTGAATTATATCAGGTTCATTGTATAGCCCTTTGACAGTTACAGTTATTGGGTAATTGTTTGTATTGCTTATAACATAAGAAGCAGATAATGGAGCTATATCATAAGGGTTTAATATTATAGTGCCTAATGGTGTGAGTTTATTAGGGTCAATAGTATTTTCTTCCAACTCCTTTTCATTTGCACTACAGTTTACTATAAATAAAAAAGTAAATAAAAAGGTTAATAGAATGTTTTTCATAATCAGCACCTAAATATAATATATATACTAAAAAATTTTTTATTTTCTAATAACTTAAATTTTAAATATTTGCAGGGCTTTGCCCCCTGCGAAGCGTGCCCGTAGGGTAGCACCCCACTTCTTTTGGCGACCGAAGGAAGTACCTATAGGTATGACCCAAAGAAGCAAAAAGACTGCATTCTTATACCTTTATATATGTATTATATTTATTCAATACCTATACAAATGTATAAAATTAAAATACTTGCACTTTTTCGTTCTTTGACGAAGTCCACACCGCGACCGAAGGAAGTACCTTTAGGTGTGTAACTGCGGGAAAAAGAACAATAAAAAATTACTAACTTAAAATTTTTAAATATATATTTTAATTTTTAAAAATTATATTAAATATGCTTACAACTTCTTGTACAACTTTTAAGGCACATTGATGTTTGAAAGAAGCTCTTCTATAATCATATCGCTGCTCACATTCTCAGCTTGTGCCTCGTAACTTACACTAATTCTATGTCTTAAAACCTCATAAGCAACTGCCCTAATATCTTCCGGTATTACAAAGCCTCTGCCGTTCATCATAGCATTAGCCTTAGCTGCCTTTGTAAGATATATACCAGCCCTCGGAGAAGCACCATAATCAATATACTCCTCTTTAAGCTTATATTCTATTGGGTTTCTTGTAGCATCTATTATATTAACTATATAGTCTAATAATTTATCTTCTATATATATCTGTTTAGCTAATATTCTTAATTTGTTTATTGTTTCTATTGTTGTAATAGGTTTTACTTCCTCTGGCTTTGAAGAAGACATATTTTTTATTATAGTTTTCTCTTCGCTTTTTAGAGGATATTTAACAATTACCTTTAGCATAAACCTATCAACTTGTGCCTCTGGCAAAGGATAAGTACCTTCTTGTTCTATTGGGTTTTGAGTAGCTAATACTAAAAATACTTCTGGAAGTTTATAGGTTTTATCACCTATTGTAACCTGATGTTCTTCCATAGCCTCAAGCAAAGCAGATTGCACTTTAGCAGGCGAACGGTTTATCTCGTCTGCAAGTATAATGTTTGAAAATATTGGTCCTTGCTTTGGTAAAAAAACAGAATTTTTAATATCGTATATCTCTGTACCAATAATATCTGCAGGAAGCAAATCCGGTGTAAACTGTATTCTTTTAAAAGTTGCATCTATTGTAGAAGCTAAAGTTTTTACTGTAAGTGTTTTTGCAAGTCCCGGTACTCCTTCAAGCAACACGTGACCATCACATATTATGCCAAGCAAAAGCTTATCTATCATATTCTCTTGCCCAACTATCACTTTTTTAATCTCATCTTTTACTGCATTCACAACATCTAATGCTGCATTGGCTGCTTCTGAAATAGCCTGTAAATCCTTAGTCATAAACTCTCCATTTAATTTTTATGCTGTTTTTTTATAAATTTATATAATAAGTATACTATAAGAACTATAAGTACCCATTGCCCAATCATTATAATTAAAAAAGAATTGCCGAACACTCTAATATTATATTCACTCAAAGGCTCTTCATTGGGTATTAAATTATTTCCCCTCTCAAGTTCATAATAACGAGCCTCTAATTCTGGTATTTTTAATTTGCCTTTATTAATTGGCTTTAATGTGTATATTATTTTGTATATAGTTTTTATATCAGAGTTTTCTTTGTCTATAGTTTCGCTTTCTATTCTTTTGTTTATTATCTCAAAATCGCTTATAGAGTTTTCATCTAACCCTTCAGCCTTAAAACTATTAGCATCTCCTGTAAAAGTTAAAGTATATTTTATATTCTGCCACTTATATATACTCTTTCTATTAACTTTACCTTCAACAGAAACCATAGAAAAAACTGCACTATTAATAATCATTACAAGCAAAATAATATAATATCTCATAGCTTTTTAGATTATAATAAAACGCAAAAAAGTCAACCTAATTAAATAGATTATATAATAAATTGAAATTAAATAAAATTAAATATATAATTAATAAATAAAATATATTTATAGGAGTATTATAATGAAATTTTTTATAGATACAGCTAATGTTGATGAGATTAGAAAAGCTAATGATATGGGAGTTATATGCGGAGTTACTACAAACCCATCATTAATAGCAAAAGAGGGAAGAGATTTTAAAAAAACAATAGAAGAAATTACTACAATAGTTGATGGACCTATTTCTGGAGAGGTAAAAGCCACTACCGTAAAAGCAGAAGACATGATAGCTGAAGCAAGAGAGATAGCTAAAATACATAAAAATATGGTAGTAAAAATCCCTATGACTGTAGAAGGTTTAAAAGCTGTAAAAGTATTATCTAAAGAAGGAATTAAAACTAATGTTACTTTAATATTTTCTGCTAATCAGGCATTACTTGCGGCAAGAGCAGGTGCAACTTATGTTTCTCCTTTTATAGGAAGACTTGACGACATATCTACTGACGGACTTGAACTTATTAGAACAATATCTGATATTTTTGCTACACATGCAATAGAAACAGAAATAATTTCAGCAAGTGTTCGCCATCCTATACATGTTACAGAATGTGCTTTGGCTGGTGCTGATATTGCTACAGTGCCTTATAGTGTAATTGAACAAATGACTAAACACCCTCTTACTGACCAAGGTATAGAAAAATTCAAAAAAGATTATGAAGCTGTTTTTGGTAAATAATTTATAATTAATATTTACATTAGCTTTGCATTAATAAAAATGTAAAGCTAATTTTTTATTATAGTCGATGAAAAATAATATTAAAAAAAATATAAAAAAACTTGTTAGCCTAATACCATTATTTATAATTATCATACTGATATTATGGTACAAAACACCAATCAACGGTATAAATTGCTACCCTCAAAGCGTAGAAAAAATTACTGTAGAATATCAAAATAAAATATTAAACATCACAAATACAAACGATATAGACTTTATTATAAAAAGTTTAAATAGCATATCTCTAAATAAAACAATACCAATTATTAAAGCAAATACTAACAGCTATAAAATAAATATAATAAGCACAAACAAAAATATACCAAATGATATTATAATATATTCAAAAGACACAGCCTCAATTGGATATTTCTATTATACAGATAAAAACACAATGCTCCCTTATGATTATATAAAGAATATATTTTCTAATAAATAAAAGATATTTTTTAAGTTTTTTATTTGCAGGGCTTTGCCCCCTGCGAAGCGTGCCCGTAGGGTAGCACCCCACTTCTTTTGGTGACCCAAAGAAGCAAAAGGACTGCATTTAATGAACTATAGCTTTTTATGTATACGAAAACATAGAGATATTATTTTATATATTCCAAATATAAAGCTAAAAACGCTCGCACTTTTTGGTTCTTTTTGCTGCGGGAAAAAGAACAAGAAAAAAATCAATATAAACTATTTGTCTCTTATTATCACTAAATGTCTTTCTTTTTCCTTCGAAGCTAACTTCACTATATTAACTTCATATTTATGTATATCGTTAATCTCTTTAAGCTCTTCTTCTATTGTTTGAAGTTTTCCCTTATATGCTATTAGTGAAGCATTTTTAGTTTTTATTTTTTTAAATATTCTAATAAGAGTTTTTATATCAGAAAATGCCCTTGATGTAATAGTCTCATATTTCTCTTTTAATTCATATACATTTTTTGATATAACATTTACATTAGTGAGATGCAATTTCTCTTTAGCTAAAATTAAAAAATCTGATTTTTTATTTTTAGACTCGCATAGTGTAAACTTTTTATCATTATACATTATAGCAAGCGGAATAGAAGGCAAACCCGCTCCGCTTCCAACATCTATAATATTATCATAATCTCTAAATACATCTAAAGCTAAAAGCGAGTCAAGAATATGCTCATCTAAAAATGTCTGAATATCTTTAGCTCCTGTTATATTTATATTTTTATTATAATCCATAGCTAAAGATGCATAATCTATTATCTTTCTTTTTTTTACATCATTATCATCATCTTTAAATAAAGATAATTTATCTAATTCAATACACAAATCATCATAAATCATATTACCAGCCTAATTTTTTAGCTGCATTTTTGGCATTATTGCCAGCAGAAACATTCGTAACATTATAGCGAATCTCTCTTTTATCGGTTTTACTCTTCATAATAAATTCTTTAGGGTATGGTATATTATTAACTGTAGTATAAGAACCCAATTCAACATTAACAACATTATCCATAAATGAAGTAGAAAAACTTCTTACACGGAAAGTGGAAGCAGAAAAAACTATAGTATCAACTCTGTCGTTGTAGCCAATTTTTAAAGTATGCCAATTCTTACCTAATGTGATATTGCTGCTTATTATTTTTTTATTTAAATCTATAAACTTATAATCTAATATATCTGCATAAAGCTTTGGAAAACGCATAATAGGAGCTTCTAATGCAAATGTATTAAAGTTTCTTTTGATAGTCTCACCAGAATCTTGCGTGTATAATGTAAGTTCATTGTTAATAACTTTAGCATCCATTATAACACCGCCTAAAAGTCCGTCTAATGCTGTCATATATTTATTATTATTTTCATTTTTATAATAATTAACTATCATAGGCATTTGGTCTAAATCATCTCCGCTGTAAAAAGCTCCGCCAGATGAATAAATAGAAGTAAATGGAGATTTTGAAAACTTATCAAAAGCCTCTTTCATCACTTCCTGTTCATTTTGAGCAAATAATGTGCCTACAAAAAATATAAATAAAAATATATAAAGCACTCTTTTTTTTATCATTATTTCTAACCTCTCTTATTTTGTTTTTTATTTATTGTTTTCTATTGATGATATTCTCTCTTCTATTTTCTTTGAATCAAAACTACTATCTTTATAAATAGAAGAGATTGATTTTCTATAATATTTTAATGCACTATCAAAATCTTTTTTAGCATAATAAACATCTGCTAAATGTGAATAAATTTCAGCCTTAGATGTTTCATCTGCATAAAATGCTGCCTTTAATAACAATTTTAAAGACTCATCATAATTGCCTTTTAAATAATATCCAAAGCCTAAAGTATCTATATAATGAGGAGATTTAGGTTCTATTTTTACAGCATCTTTAGCAAGTGATATTCCTTTATCTACATCAATATTTAAATATATCAAAGCCCAAGCTAAACTATTTAAACCTTCAGCAGAATCTTTATTTATAGAATATTTAAAATTAGCATATTCCATAATAGAGTTAGTATTAGAAACAGAAAGTGCTGTAACATAAGGTATATTTAATCTATAATCATTAGTATTAAGATTTTTATTCTTCT
It encodes the following:
- the fsa gene encoding fructose-6-phosphate aldolase, with the protein product MKFFIDTANVDEIRKANDMGVICGVTTNPSLIAKEGRDFKKTIEEITTIVDGPISGEVKATTVKAEDMIAEAREIAKIHKNMVVKIPMTVEGLKAVKVLSKEGIKTNVTLIFSANQALLAARAGATYVSPFIGRLDDISTDGLELIRTISDIFATHAIETEIISASVRHPIHVTECALAGADIATVPYSVIEQMTKHPLTDQGIEKFKKDYEAVFGK
- the rsmG gene encoding 16S rRNA (guanine(527)-N(7))-methyltransferase RsmG, with product MIYDDLCIELDKLSLFKDDDNDVKKRKIIDYASLAMDYNKNINITGAKDIQTFLDEHILDSLLALDVFRDYDNIIDVGSGAGLPSIPLAIMYNDKKFTLCESKNKKSDFLILAKEKLHLTNVNVISKNVYELKEKYETITSRAFSDIKTLIRIFKKIKTKNASLIAYKGKLQTIEEELKEINDIHKYEVNIVKLASKEKERHLVIIRDK
- a CDS encoding AAA family ATPase, which codes for MTKDLQAISEAANAALDVVNAVKDEIKKVIVGQENMIDKLLLGIICDGHVLLEGVPGLAKTLTVKTLASTIDATFKRIQFTPDLLPADIIGTEIYDIKNSVFLPKQGPIFSNIILADEINRSPAKVQSALLEAMEEHQVTIGDKTYKLPEVFLVLATQNPIEQEGTYPLPEAQVDRFMLKVIVKYPLKSEEKTIIKNMSSSKPEEVKPITTIETINKLRILAKQIYIEDKLLDYIVNIIDATRNPIEYKLKEEYIDYGASPRAGIYLTKAAKANAMMNGRGFVIPEDIRAVAYEVLRHRISVSYEAQAENVSSDMIIEELLSNINVP
- a CDS encoding aryl-sulfate sulfotransferase, which codes for MKNILLTFLFTFLFIVNCSANEKELEENTIDPNKLTPLGTIILNPYDIAPLSASYVISNTNNYPITVTVKGLYNEPDIIHTYPANYGKEFEIHGLFPEATNTIIINDAGREIIENHYIKKIYHDDVYIDSKYTVEVNKLTNDDGNNPELYFIQYFNGWYPTATIGISKNGYVRYFIKGVTASKIAIEGNKFLIYPMYEGKIYNMLGKELVKYPSNSHHDTIKKDDNYIYLSASKWGGDDEITEIDFSGNIVRKMAFASIIRDIVLPNNDKNEIRILNRIVFDENNIFTDENGKQKSIDWFHANSLVYDKDTDILYISSRNLGVFAIDYSDWKLIWWFADGTLNTRTGNAYGQIPYKDNLGDLPSLDAYRVKGDALTDGPKNQHALILLENGNLGMLDNQGDANRNSKGSRYVEYNITGEHGSYTAIKTDEFRDASLYSRITSDADIKGNNLLLTYGTIRTVLEVDKQTKEILFKAKFDMPKSELYYRADKLPLYYEDGREYFEDANIKN
- a CDS encoding BatD family protein; amino-acid sequence: MRYYIILLVMIINSAVFSMVSVEGKVNRKSIYKWQNIKYTLTFTGDANSFKAEGLDENSISDFEIINKRIESETIDKENSDIKTIYKIIYTLKPINKGKLKIPELEARYYELERGNNLIPNEEPLSEYNIRVFGNSFLIIMIGQWVLIVLIVYLLYKFIKKQHKN